From Rudanella lutea DSM 19387, a single genomic window includes:
- a CDS encoding SusC/RagA family TonB-linked outer membrane protein: MQKRVLFVVVCLLLSGRLLAQTTSENTNGRPSNGRPTIGQPSARITGTVRSDKGEAIPGVNVIIQGQQRGTVTDANGQYSIEAGPGQLLIFSSIGYEGGQARVEEVGGSTKLNVTLRESSAQLGEVIVVGYGTQERKNLIGSVTKIDPSETKSIPVGSFDQQLQGKVPGVQISSATGVPGERTNIRVRGATSINGSNDPLYVVDGVFINGNSLQTIGTGGKATSPIADLNPADIESIEILKDAEATALYGSRGANGVILVTTKRGNFGQKPTISVNASVGAARAAKLWDLTTGPQHAELVNEWWINTGKDTPSLNRTFSNRPFRPVAEGGRGLPEEQKTYDRLSELFRTARLQNYDIALSGGTQTTKYYIGAGFNSQEAIIRPITFDRANFKVNLDQQVSDKVQIGVSNTFSRTYRNQARAGDGPAGGLLQAALHTPTYLSPVNEQGVLVGRAGFDNLTLLLQNYDVNTTSLRYIGNLYADAELLPGLKFRSSWGIDYNNYNESEYWNSLLISGSPNGLATSSVSQFTTWLNEQTLSYRVRIGARHNVGLLVGNTLQSDVLTRTYAEGRGFANNDFTQISSAATTAASQSWSKNTLASFFGRANYNFGGKYLFDVSLRADGSSRFGTDRKWGYFPAIGAAWRIKQEPFLQNVSLISDLKLRGSWGVTGNQNGIGNFAAQGLWTGGTGYQGNPGISPQQLGNPDLQWERTGQSSLGLDLGLLNERVRFELNLYRKLTTNGLIQLALPATTGFSQYWSNAAEISNRGFELSLSTVNVQRGNLTWSTSFNIARNVNRIERLPNPLRYGSRDLILQQEGSPLYSFWVYKQLYVDPQTGNAVYDDVNKDGQITVADRQLLGSIWPKFFGGLTNNLTYKGFDVNLFFAFQYGNQIYNHNRFFGEGGGARDAARIIFASNLVRWQKPGDVTDVPRTDGINVNNYRDGGSRWLEDGSFLRLRSLTVGYTLPKELTTKVGLQNLRIYAVGTNLWLLTRYTGLDPESSASSDPNAQGIDLGTPPQPIGIQGGISLTF, encoded by the coding sequence ATGCAAAAACGCGTACTTTTTGTAGTAGTCTGTCTACTACTGTCGGGTCGTTTGTTGGCACAAACGACGTCCGAAAACACGAACGGGCGACCCTCGAATGGGCGGCCCACAATTGGGCAGCCGTCGGCACGAATCACCGGAACCGTCCGGTCCGACAAAGGGGAGGCAATCCCCGGCGTCAATGTGATTATTCAGGGGCAGCAGCGGGGCACGGTGACCGACGCCAACGGACAGTACTCGATTGAAGCGGGCCCCGGTCAACTGCTCATTTTCTCGTCGATCGGCTACGAGGGGGGGCAGGCTCGGGTTGAAGAGGTTGGCGGTTCAACGAAGCTGAACGTTACCCTGCGCGAATCGTCGGCCCAACTGGGTGAGGTAATTGTGGTTGGTTACGGCACGCAGGAGCGTAAAAACCTGATCGGCTCGGTCACCAAAATAGACCCATCCGAAACAAAATCAATCCCGGTAGGCAGTTTCGATCAACAGTTGCAGGGAAAGGTGCCGGGCGTACAGATTTCGTCGGCGACGGGCGTACCGGGCGAACGAACAAACATCCGGGTACGGGGAGCTACCTCCATTAATGGCAGCAACGACCCACTCTACGTTGTCGACGGGGTGTTTATCAACGGCAATAGCCTGCAAACTATCGGCACAGGAGGCAAAGCAACCTCGCCCATTGCCGACCTGAACCCCGCTGATATTGAAAGCATCGAGATTCTGAAAGACGCCGAGGCTACGGCACTCTACGGCTCGCGCGGGGCCAACGGGGTTATCCTGGTCACAACCAAGCGGGGTAATTTCGGTCAGAAGCCCACCATTAGCGTCAATGCATCGGTTGGGGCTGCGCGGGCGGCCAAATTGTGGGACCTGACAACCGGCCCCCAACATGCTGAACTCGTGAATGAATGGTGGATCAACACGGGAAAAGATACCCCATCGCTGAACCGCACGTTTTCTAATCGGCCGTTCAGGCCGGTTGCGGAGGGTGGGCGCGGCCTACCCGAAGAGCAGAAAACCTACGACCGCCTGAGCGAACTGTTTCGGACGGCCCGATTGCAGAATTACGACATTGCCCTGTCGGGCGGAACCCAAACCACCAAATACTACATCGGTGCGGGTTTCAATAGTCAGGAAGCCATCATCCGGCCCATCACGTTCGATCGGGCTAATTTCAAAGTCAATCTCGATCAACAGGTTAGCGATAAGGTGCAGATTGGGGTGAGCAATACCTTTTCGCGCACGTATCGGAATCAGGCACGGGCTGGCGATGGCCCGGCGGGTGGATTGCTGCAAGCGGCTCTGCATACGCCAACGTACCTGTCGCCGGTCAATGAACAGGGCGTGTTGGTGGGCCGGGCCGGTTTTGATAACCTGACGCTGCTGCTCCAAAATTACGATGTCAACACCACCAGCCTACGCTACATCGGTAACCTCTACGCCGACGCCGAGCTGTTGCCCGGGCTAAAATTTCGGAGCAGCTGGGGCATCGATTACAACAATTACAACGAGTCGGAGTACTGGAATTCGCTCCTGATTTCGGGCAGCCCGAATGGGTTGGCGACCTCCAGCGTGAGTCAGTTTACGACCTGGCTAAACGAGCAAACACTCTCGTACCGCGTTCGGATTGGTGCCAGACACAACGTTGGTTTGCTGGTGGGCAACACCTTACAGAGCGATGTTCTCACCCGCACCTACGCCGAAGGACGGGGTTTTGCCAACAATGATTTCACCCAGATTTCGTCGGCAGCGACCACGGCTGCATCGCAAAGCTGGAGTAAGAACACGCTGGCGTCATTTTTCGGCCGGGCTAACTACAATTTCGGGGGTAAGTACCTGTTCGATGTTAGCCTGCGCGCCGACGGCAGCAGCCGGTTCGGGACCGACCGAAAATGGGGGTATTTTCCCGCCATTGGGGCAGCCTGGCGTATCAAACAGGAGCCCTTTTTGCAAAACGTCTCCCTCATCAGCGACCTTAAACTCCGGGGCAGTTGGGGCGTAACCGGCAATCAGAACGGCATTGGCAATTTTGCCGCTCAGGGGTTGTGGACCGGCGGCACGGGGTATCAGGGTAATCCGGGTATTTCACCCCAGCAACTGGGCAACCCCGATTTGCAGTGGGAGCGCACCGGGCAAAGCAGCCTCGGCCTCGACCTGGGCCTTCTGAACGAGCGTGTACGTTTTGAGCTGAACCTGTACCGTAAGTTGACCACTAATGGCCTGATTCAACTGGCCCTGCCCGCTACAACCGGCTTCAGCCAGTATTGGAGCAATGCCGCTGAAATCAGCAACCGGGGCTTCGAACTATCACTCTCAACGGTCAATGTACAGCGCGGCAACCTGACCTGGAGCACCAGTTTCAACATTGCCCGTAATGTAAACCGCATTGAGCGCTTACCCAACCCCCTTCGGTACGGTAGTCGCGATCTTATCCTGCAACAGGAGGGCTCTCCGCTGTACTCGTTCTGGGTGTACAAGCAGTTGTACGTGGACCCGCAAACCGGCAATGCCGTGTACGACGACGTAAATAAAGACGGGCAAATCACCGTGGCCGACCGGCAATTGCTTGGGAGTATCTGGCCTAAATTCTTCGGTGGGCTCACTAATAACCTGACCTACAAAGGGTTCGATGTAAACCTGTTCTTTGCGTTTCAGTACGGCAACCAGATTTATAACCACAACCGATTCTTCGGTGAAGGGGGCGGGGCCCGCGATGCCGCCCGGATCATTTTTGCCTCTAATCTGGTCCGCTGGCAGAAACCCGGCGACGTGACCGATGTGCCCCGAACCGACGGAATCAACGTAAACAACTACCGCGACGGCGGGAGCCGTTGGCTCGAAGATGGCTCGTTTTTGCGGCTACGGTCGCTGACGGTGGGCTACACCTTACCGAAAGAGCTGACCACAAAGGTTGGCCTGCAAAATCTGCGTATCTACGCCGTGGGAACCAATCTTTGGCTCCTCACCCGCTACACGGGTCTCGACCCTGAATCATCGGCGAGCAGCGACCCCAACGCGCAAGGTATTGATTTGGGCACTCCTCCACAGCCTATTGGTATTCAGGGTGGCATAAGCCTTACATTCTAA
- a CDS encoding HAMP domain-containing sensor histidine kinase, which yields MSIKTKISLALTFLFVILLMLGGLSAYYLNRVSSDAGAILQDNYISLEYVSAMQRALTDRPNPDALTDFETALSGQEANVTEVSEGRATRLLRRAFDQYRRGATDSLTVGRIEQSLLTIADLNRQAMIRKNETAKETSRQALKWLALVGTASFLVLFSFIINFPGYIANPLRELTRGIREVASRNFEERLHFRSEDEFGELARSFNSMAQKLDEFEHSNLAQVLHEKRRIETLIQIMSEGIIGLDENRWILFVNNVACRLLGAEQSALLGRYAPDLAAQNDLLRTLIQDVMSEPDVAMDNTARDGRALLKIYDPAPDSAEGRGKEGYYHRRTHRVEVTRTGEVSAELAGYVIVLENVTSYKELDLAKTNFIATVSHELKTPLAGIKMSLKLLEDARVGALNTEQQSLLAHVRADADRLLNLTAELLNMAQVESGQIQLKLRPVAPADIVHYAMHALRLQAEQKQLRIVESVPDGLPPVLADAEKASWVLVNFLSNAIRHSANEGIVEVSVALLADENRVQFKVRDYGVGVRPEHQPLVFERYFKVPEQAGQSGGTGLGLAISREFIGSMHGQIGLDAEVTDGAAFYFRLPVSTIA from the coding sequence ATGAGCATCAAAACCAAAATATCGCTCGCTCTGACGTTTTTGTTCGTCATTCTGCTGATGCTGGGCGGCCTGAGTGCTTATTATCTCAACCGGGTATCGAGTGATGCCGGGGCCATATTGCAGGACAATTACATTTCGCTGGAGTATGTCAGTGCCATGCAACGCGCCCTAACCGACCGGCCAAACCCCGACGCGCTAACCGATTTTGAAACCGCTCTGAGTGGCCAGGAGGCCAACGTGACGGAAGTAAGTGAGGGTCGGGCAACGCGTTTGTTACGACGTGCATTTGACCAGTACCGTAGGGGCGCAACGGATTCGCTGACTGTAGGCCGAATCGAACAAAGTTTACTGACCATTGCCGATCTGAACCGGCAGGCTATGATTCGCAAAAACGAAACGGCGAAAGAAACCTCCCGGCAAGCACTCAAATGGTTGGCACTCGTGGGTACAGCCAGTTTTCTGGTCCTGTTTTCGTTTATCATCAATTTCCCCGGCTATATAGCCAACCCCCTCCGCGAATTGACACGGGGAATTCGGGAGGTGGCCAGTCGTAATTTTGAAGAGCGACTTCATTTTCGGTCCGAAGATGAGTTTGGCGAACTGGCCCGATCGTTTAACTCGATGGCCCAGAAGCTCGACGAGTTCGAACACTCTAATCTGGCCCAGGTACTCCACGAAAAACGGCGTATCGAAACGCTCATTCAAATTATGAGCGAAGGCATTATTGGCCTCGACGAGAACCGCTGGATCCTGTTTGTGAACAACGTAGCGTGCCGGTTGCTGGGAGCCGAGCAGTCGGCCCTACTGGGTCGCTATGCGCCCGATCTGGCAGCCCAGAACGATTTGTTACGTACGCTGATTCAGGATGTGATGAGCGAGCCGGACGTTGCCATGGATAACACCGCTCGTGACGGTCGGGCACTCCTGAAAATCTACGACCCTGCGCCTGATAGTGCCGAGGGGCGTGGAAAAGAAGGGTACTACCATCGGCGTACGCACCGGGTTGAAGTAACCCGCACGGGTGAAGTGAGCGCCGAACTGGCTGGGTACGTGATTGTGCTCGAAAACGTGACTTCGTACAAAGAGCTTGACCTCGCCAAGACTAACTTCATAGCCACGGTTTCACACGAGCTGAAGACCCCCTTGGCGGGCATCAAAATGAGTTTGAAACTACTCGAAGATGCGCGGGTAGGTGCCTTAAACACCGAGCAACAGAGCCTGCTGGCCCACGTTCGCGCCGATGCCGACCGACTCCTGAACCTGACGGCCGAACTGCTGAATATGGCTCAGGTAGAATCGGGGCAGATTCAGTTGAAACTACGGCCGGTTGCGCCAGCGGATATTGTACACTACGCAATGCATGCGCTACGCCTTCAGGCCGAACAGAAGCAGCTCAGGATTGTGGAGTCAGTGCCCGACGGTTTGCCACCGGTGCTGGCCGATGCCGAAAAAGCGTCGTGGGTGCTTGTCAATTTCTTGTCAAACGCTATTCGCCACAGCGCAAATGAGGGCATAGTCGAGGTGAGTGTTGCGCTGTTGGCGGACGAAAATAGGGTTCAATTCAAGGTGCGTGATTACGGCGTTGGCGTTCGGCCTGAACACCAGCCGCTTGTTTTCGAACGGTATTTTAAAGTGCCCGAACAGGCGGGACAATCGGGAGGAACAGGCCTCGGGCTTGCCATTTCGCGTGAGTTTATCGGGAGTATGCACGGTCAAATCGGCCTCGACGCTGAGGTTACGGATGGTGCCGCGTTTTATTTTAGATTGCCGGTAAGCACAATTGCCTAA
- a CDS encoding histidine kinase, protein MNPNDPNRTGAPERFLNLLRESRRGKFKVYIGMSAGVGKSYRMLQEAHTLLRSGFDVAIGFIETHGRAETEALVPGLPQIGRRRLFYKGRQLEEMDTQAILNRHPELVIVDELAHSNIPGSKHEKRWQDVLEILDAGINVISAVNIQHIESLYDEVRGITGVDVTERVPDRVLQLADEVVNIDLTADELITRLREGKIYDPAKVQTALNHFFQPEKILQLRELALREVASAVERKIDTLLTPNGVSRPERFLAAISSSAEVARRVIRKTARLAAYYNSRWYVLYVQTPAEAPDQIRLDVQRHLINNLKLATELGAEVVQVKGTDVVECIMQEVQQRGVTTVCMGKPHVNLVQVIWRTFAFNRLLNRLSESDTDLIILS, encoded by the coding sequence ATGAACCCAAACGACCCAAACCGCACCGGTGCGCCCGAACGATTTTTGAACCTCCTCCGCGAGTCGCGCCGGGGTAAGTTTAAGGTCTATATCGGGATGAGTGCGGGGGTGGGTAAGTCGTACCGGATGTTGCAGGAAGCGCACACATTGCTGCGGAGCGGGTTTGATGTCGCGATTGGATTTATCGAAACCCACGGCCGGGCCGAGACCGAAGCACTTGTGCCGGGATTACCCCAAATTGGGCGACGGCGATTATTTTACAAAGGGCGTCAGCTGGAGGAAATGGATACGCAGGCCATTCTGAACCGGCACCCCGAACTGGTCATTGTCGATGAACTGGCGCATTCCAACATTCCCGGTTCCAAACATGAAAAACGTTGGCAGGATGTGCTCGAAATTCTGGACGCGGGCATCAACGTCATCTCAGCGGTCAACATTCAGCATATTGAAAGTTTGTACGATGAGGTGCGTGGCATTACGGGCGTCGACGTAACCGAGCGCGTACCCGACCGCGTGCTTCAACTCGCCGATGAGGTTGTGAATATTGACCTGACCGCCGACGAACTAATCACCCGGCTCCGGGAGGGTAAAATTTATGACCCGGCCAAGGTGCAAACTGCCCTGAACCATTTTTTTCAACCCGAAAAAATTCTCCAGCTCCGCGAACTTGCCCTGCGCGAAGTGGCCTCGGCCGTTGAACGCAAAATTGATACCCTGTTGACGCCGAATGGCGTGAGTCGGCCGGAGCGGTTTCTGGCGGCCATCAGCAGTAGTGCCGAGGTGGCCCGGCGCGTGATTCGCAAAACGGCCCGGCTGGCGGCTTATTACAACTCACGCTGGTACGTGCTGTACGTGCAAACGCCCGCCGAAGCCCCCGATCAAATCCGGCTCGATGTACAGCGTCACTTGATCAACAACCTTAAACTGGCCACCGAGCTGGGGGCCGAAGTAGTACAGGTGAAAGGTACCGATGTGGTCGAATGCATTATGCAGGAGGTGCAGCAACGGGGCGTTACCACGGTTTGTATGGGCAAACCGCATGTTAATCTGGTACAGGTAATCTGGCGGACGTTTGCGTTTAACCGCTTGCTGAATCGCTTGTCGGAATCTGATACCGATCTGATTATTTTATCATGA
- a CDS encoding outer membrane beta-barrel protein, protein MKPIICTAVLMTVGLKAYAQVSTKMTPDTLRQRVDSAGRSAVVAPSPLVLSGYVEAYYAHDFTAPKVAPERPGFLYNHRRNREVNINLAYAKLAYADGPVRANLALQAGTYAQHNYAAEQELVKTILEANAGVKLSKTGLLWFDAGIFTSHIGFESAISKDCWTLTRSLMAENSPYYLAGAKVTYNSPNNRWTVLGMVANGWQRIRKVPGRGGMAFSGQVQYRPNTRVTLNWSSFLGSDRPDSLRQGRFFNNFYAILNPTNRLGVILGFDIGMEQKPFVRQTGERVAGYNVWLSPALIARYQITDKTYAAGRIEYYDDNRAVIIGIPGFQTWGYSLNYDYAIWPNALWRIEGKAYQSRTAIFESKNGLTPTNVSLTTSLAISF, encoded by the coding sequence ATGAAACCTATTATTTGTACGGCCGTGCTGATGACCGTTGGGTTGAAGGCCTATGCGCAGGTATCGACTAAAATGACGCCTGATACCCTCCGGCAGCGGGTCGATTCTGCCGGGCGTAGTGCCGTTGTGGCTCCGTCCCCGCTGGTACTCAGTGGGTATGTGGAAGCCTATTACGCCCATGATTTCACGGCCCCCAAAGTCGCTCCTGAACGGCCGGGTTTTCTGTACAACCACCGGCGCAACCGCGAGGTGAATATCAATCTGGCGTATGCAAAGCTGGCGTATGCCGATGGGCCGGTGCGCGCTAACCTGGCGTTGCAGGCGGGTACGTATGCGCAACACAATTACGCAGCCGAGCAGGAGCTGGTGAAAACTATTCTGGAAGCCAACGCCGGGGTGAAACTCTCGAAAACGGGCCTCCTCTGGTTCGACGCGGGCATTTTTACCTCGCATATTGGCTTCGAAAGCGCCATTTCGAAAGATTGCTGGACACTCACCCGGAGTCTGATGGCCGAAAATTCGCCGTATTATCTGGCCGGGGCTAAAGTCACGTACAACTCGCCAAACAACCGCTGGACGGTGCTGGGCATGGTAGCCAATGGCTGGCAACGTATTCGGAAAGTGCCCGGTCGCGGAGGGATGGCTTTCTCGGGGCAGGTGCAGTACCGCCCCAACACCAGGGTCACGCTGAACTGGAGTAGTTTTCTTGGCTCCGACCGGCCCGACTCGTTGCGGCAGGGACGATTTTTCAATAACTTCTACGCCATACTGAACCCGACCAACCGGCTTGGCGTGATTCTGGGCTTCGATATCGGCATGGAGCAAAAGCCGTTTGTTCGACAGACTGGTGAACGTGTTGCGGGGTACAACGTCTGGCTTTCGCCCGCGCTGATTGCCCGTTACCAGATAACAGACAAAACGTATGCGGCCGGGCGGATTGAGTACTACGACGACAACCGGGCGGTTATCATCGGCATACCCGGTTTTCAAACCTGGGGGTACTCTCTCAACTACGACTACGCCATCTGGCCGAACGCTCTTTGGCGTATCGAAGGGAAAGCGTACCAGAGCCGAACTGCTATTTTCGAATCGAAAAACGGCCTGACACCAACGAACGTTAGCCTGACAACGAGCCTGGCTATTTCCTTTTAA
- a CDS encoding K(+)-transporting ATPase subunit C — MKKHFSPAIRLTGVMLVLLSVVYPLLVAGFARFTPGGGAGETVIANGKVVGFARIGQSFRDDRYFNTRPSAVGYNAAGSGGSNKGPSNPEYLKQVQARIDTFLVHNPDIRRADIPVELVTASGSGLDPDLSPGAAKIQVARIARVRGISVDRLNTLVDAHTEGPLFGLFGPARVNVLKLNVALDAL, encoded by the coding sequence ATGAAAAAGCATTTTTCTCCCGCTATACGCCTGACCGGCGTGATGCTGGTTTTACTTTCGGTGGTGTATCCGTTGCTGGTAGCTGGTTTTGCCCGGTTTACGCCGGGTGGTGGAGCCGGCGAAACGGTCATAGCAAACGGTAAAGTGGTCGGCTTTGCCCGGATTGGCCAGTCGTTTAGGGACGATCGTTACTTTAACACACGCCCCTCGGCGGTGGGCTACAACGCGGCCGGTTCGGGTGGGTCGAATAAGGGGCCTTCAAACCCGGAATACCTGAAACAGGTTCAGGCCCGCATCGACACGTTTCTGGTGCATAATCCAGACATTCGCAGGGCAGATATACCGGTTGAGCTGGTGACGGCTTCGGGTTCGGGGCTCGACCCTGACTTATCGCCCGGAGCCGCTAAAATTCAGGTTGCCCGGATTGCGCGGGTGCGAGGCATCTCCGTGGATCGATTAAATACGTTGGTTGATGCCCACACCGAGGGGCCATTGTTCGGTTTGTTTGGACCGGCTCGTGTGAATGTGCTCAAATTGAATGTGGCGCTCGACGCTCTGTAA
- the kdpB gene encoding potassium-transporting ATPase subunit KdpB has translation MVQNQSAPNLFRHHVLRSAIRESFVKLNPVSLIKNPVMFTVEIGTLIMFLVTGYIALSGDSTQGSLIYNALVSGILLLTVLFGNFAEAIAEARGKAQAESLRQTRQETPAKIVVAGRGNNPSGNEYTLVSSARLQKGDVFICEPGDIIPADGDIIEGLATIDESAITGESAPVIREAGGDKSSVTGGTKVLTDYIRVQVTTQPGESFLDKMIALVEGASRQKTPNEIALTILLAGFTLIFIIVCVTLKPFAEYAHTPMTVAALIALFVCLIPTTIGGLLSAIGIAGMDRALRANVIAKSGRAVETAGDIDTLLLDKTGTITIGNRRATHFYPAPGVLPVDMVRASALSSLADETPEGKSILELARTGEFGAELMPQLSTRGAKPIKFTAQTRSSGIDLGTQRIRKGALDAIRSLVEQAGNEFPAATDEQAKSIAANGGTPLVVTENEQVMGVLELQDIIKPGIAERFERLRKMGVKTVMVTGDNPLTARFIAEKAGVDDYIAEAKPEDKMHYIRQEQANGKLVAMMGDGTNDAPALAQADVGVAMNSGTQAAKEAGNMVDLDNDPTKLIEVVEIGKQLLITRGTLTTFSIANDVAKYFAIVPALFITSIPGLQALNIMRLHSAESAILSAVLFNALIIPLLIPLALHGVAYKPIGASALLRRNLLVYGLGGVVVPFVGIKLIDVVVGLFF, from the coding sequence ATGGTTCAGAATCAATCCGCTCCCAACCTGTTCCGGCACCACGTGCTGCGTTCAGCGATTCGGGAGTCGTTTGTCAAATTAAACCCGGTTTCACTGATTAAGAATCCGGTCATGTTCACCGTCGAAATCGGTACGCTCATCATGTTTCTCGTAACCGGCTACATCGCTCTGTCGGGCGATAGTACGCAGGGCTCACTGATCTATAACGCGCTGGTTAGCGGGATTCTGTTGCTGACGGTATTGTTTGGCAATTTTGCCGAAGCCATCGCCGAAGCGCGGGGCAAAGCGCAGGCCGAATCACTCCGGCAAACCCGGCAGGAGACACCCGCTAAAATCGTGGTAGCAGGCCGAGGAAATAACCCGTCGGGGAATGAATATACCCTTGTTTCATCGGCACGGTTGCAGAAAGGGGATGTGTTTATCTGCGAACCGGGCGACATTATTCCGGCCGACGGGGATATTATCGAGGGGTTAGCTACTATTGATGAGTCGGCCATTACGGGGGAATCGGCTCCGGTCATCCGCGAAGCCGGTGGTGATAAGTCGTCCGTGACGGGCGGCACCAAAGTGCTGACGGACTACATCCGCGTTCAAGTAACTACCCAGCCCGGTGAGTCGTTTCTGGATAAAATGATTGCGCTGGTCGAAGGGGCATCGCGCCAGAAAACGCCCAACGAAATCGCCCTGACGATTCTGCTGGCCGGGTTTACGCTCATTTTTATCATTGTCTGTGTAACCCTTAAACCCTTTGCCGAATATGCCCATACACCCATGACCGTGGCGGCCCTGATTGCCCTGTTTGTTTGCCTCATTCCCACCACCATTGGGGGGCTGTTGTCCGCCATTGGCATTGCAGGCATGGACCGTGCGCTGCGGGCCAACGTAATTGCCAAGTCGGGGCGGGCGGTAGAAACTGCGGGCGATATTGACACCCTTCTGCTCGACAAAACGGGCACAATCACGATTGGCAACCGCCGGGCCACCCATTTCTACCCGGCACCGGGGGTATTGCCTGTCGATATGGTACGGGCGAGTGCACTCAGCTCGCTGGCCGACGAAACACCTGAAGGGAAGTCAATCCTTGAGCTGGCTCGCACGGGGGAGTTCGGTGCTGAGTTAATGCCCCAGCTCAGCACACGGGGCGCAAAACCCATCAAGTTTACGGCCCAGACGCGCTCGTCGGGGATCGATTTGGGTACCCAGCGGATACGAAAGGGGGCGCTCGACGCAATCCGTTCGTTGGTCGAACAGGCCGGAAACGAGTTTCCGGCGGCAACGGATGAGCAGGCGAAGTCGATTGCGGCTAACGGAGGCACTCCGCTCGTAGTGACCGAAAATGAACAGGTGATGGGCGTACTCGAGCTTCAGGATATTATCAAGCCGGGGATCGCCGAGCGTTTTGAGCGACTCCGTAAGATGGGGGTTAAAACCGTAATGGTCACGGGCGATAACCCGCTTACGGCTCGTTTTATTGCCGAAAAAGCGGGGGTTGATGACTACATCGCCGAGGCCAAACCCGAAGATAAAATGCACTATATCCGGCAGGAGCAGGCAAATGGCAAACTGGTAGCCATGATGGGCGACGGTACCAACGACGCCCCCGCCCTGGCGCAGGCTGATGTGGGGGTGGCCATGAACTCAGGCACGCAGGCCGCCAAGGAGGCTGGCAATATGGTCGACCTCGACAACGACCCGACCAAGCTTATTGAAGTGGTGGAGATTGGAAAGCAGTTGCTTATAACGCGGGGTACACTAACTACGTTCAGCATTGCCAACGACGTGGCCAAGTATTTCGCCATTGTACCCGCTTTGTTCATCACCTCCATTCCGGGCTTACAGGCCCTGAATATCATGCGGTTGCACTCGGCCGAGTCGGCCATTCTGTCGGCGGTGCTGTTCAACGCGCTCATTATCCCGTTGTTGATTCCATTGGCCCTGCACGGGGTGGCCTACAAGCCCATTGGGGCGAGTGCCTTGCTCCGGCGCAACCTGCTCGTGTACGGATTGGGTGGAGTTGTGGTGCCGTTTGTGGGGATCAAGCTAATTGATGTGGTGGTTGGGTTGTTTTTCTGA